A region of the Polaribacter sp. L3A8 genome:
ATACCTTCAGAAAGAGTGTATGCAAATACTTTTGAGTTTGCAAACGATGGTGAAATTATTGGTTTCGATGCCAACAATCCACTTTCTCAGCACAACGGAAAAATAAAGTGTTTAAAAGACATGAATCTCGAAGGAGAAATACAAGTTATTGGTGATGGGTACAGCGATTATGTAACTAGACAAGCAGGTGTAGCAGATAAGTTTTTTGCTTACACAGAAAATGTTTCTAGAATTAAAACAACAGAAAACGCAGACCACATTGCCCCAAGTTTAGATGAATTTTTATACGTTAACAAGTTGCCAAGAAAAATATCGTACCCAAAGAATAGAATTAAAATATTATTATTAGAAAATGTACATCCAGATGCTTTTAAAAAGTTATCTACAGATGGGTTTTCTGTAGAAACTGTTTCTAAAAGTTTGTCTGAAGACGAGTTGATAGAAAAAATTAAAGACGTACACGTTTTAGGTATTCGTTCTAAAACAAACGTTACGCAAAAAGTAGTAGACGCTGCAGATAAATTAATGGTAGTTAGTGCATTTTGTATTGGTACCAAACAAATAGATTTAGAAGCGTGTAAAGAAAAAGGAATTGTTGTTTTTAACGCTCCTTACAGTAATACGCGTTCTGTAGTTGAGTTGGCTATCGGAGAAATTATTATGTTAATGCGTAGTGTTTTTCAAAGAAGTACAGAAATTCACAACGGTCAATGGAATAAAACTGCAGAAGGTTCTAGAGAAGTTCGTGGTAAAAAATTAGGTATTGTTGGTTATGGTAATATTGGTAAGCAATTATCAATTTTAGCAGAAGCTTTAGGTATGGATGTCTACTATTATGATGTAGAAGATACATTAGGCTTAGGTAATGCCACTAAAGTAGATCAATTATCAGATTTATTAGCACTTTCAGATGTGGTTACTTTACACATAGATGACAATGCAGCAAACAAAAACTTTATAGGAGAAACAGAAATTTCTCAAATGAAAGATGGCGCAATTTTAGTAAACTTAGCAAGAGGTTTTGTGGTAGATATTCCTGCTTTGGTTGCTGCTTTAAAAAGCGGAAAATTAGCCGGTGCAGCAGTAGATGTGTATCCTTCTGAACCAAGAAAAAATGGTGAGTTTTTTACAGAGTTACAAGGATTGCCAAATGTAATTTTAACACCACACGTTGGTGGAAGTACAGAAGAAGCGCAAAGAGATATTGCAGATTTTGTACCAAGTAAAATTATGGCGTATATGAATTCTGGTAATACTGTAGACGCTGTAAACTTTCCAAATATTCGTTTACCTAGACAAACAAATGCACACCGTTTTTTACATATTCATAAAAATGTGCCAGGTGTTATGGCTAAAATTAATAAAGTTTTAGCAGAATACGAATTAAATATTAACGGTCAGTATTTATCTACAGATCCAAAAGTTGGGTATGTAATTACAGATTTGGATAAAGAATACAACAAAGAAGTTATAGAAGCCTTAAGAGAAATTGAAGGAACTATTAAATTTAGAGTTTTGTATTAATCTAACCAATGAATAAATATTTATATATCGTTCTTTTATTAATCTCTTGTAGTTCCTTTTCTCAAGTAGACTTTAAAACCTATTTTAAAAAAGTAGACAACGGATTTGATTTTTTAGCAGACAATAATGAATATTGTCCGGTTTCGGTAGAAGTAGATTTAGAGTTGGTAAACATGTCTACCACTAACGGAAACTTTAAAACGTATGTAATTCCTGCAAGATCAAAAGGCGTTGTAATTACTACGTTAAAGGCAATAAAAGCAGGTAAGTACAAGTATAATTCTAAAACCAGATATAATTACGGAGATCTTGTTACTAAAGATACCGTTGCATCAGCAGAGTACATTTACAACCTTCCTTTTAAAAAAGGAAAAAAGTTTAAAGTATCTCAAGGCTATAACGGTACAGAAACGCATCAGAAAGTAAATGCAATAGATTTTACCATGCCAATTGGCACAGCTATTTATGCAGCTAGAGAAGGCGTTGTTATTAAAGTTGTAGATACTAACACAAAAACATGTGTTACAAAAGGATGTTTAGAGTATAATAATGTAATTTTAATCTATCATAATGATGGTTCAATTGCAGATTATTCTCACATTAACACCAATGCAGCAGTCGTTAAAAAAGGTGATAAAGTAACAAAAGGTCAGTTAATAGCAAAAAGTGGAAATATTGGTTGGTCATCTGGCCCACATTTACATTTTGAAGTTTTTAAGCAAGAAATTCTCAAGCGAGAAACGCTTAAAACGAAGTTCAAAATTAACGACGGAACGGAAGTGCCTATTTACTTAGAAGAAAAAGTAAAGTATCTTAGAAAGTATTAATTCACGTTATAAAAAAAAAACACCCTTCAGATTTTTAAATTTGAAGGGTGTTTTTTTTTGAAGCTATTTCCTGCTTTCACTACTCGCTTTTTTTATCCTAAAAAGGAATAAAAAAGAGCTCAAACAAACCGTTCAATCAGGGCTACAGTTATTTGCTAGCATTCTGTCATTGCGAGGAACGAAGCAATCTGTCTATAAAAGAACAAATCTTGTAGGTTATTGACTACAATAATTTAAAAAACAACTTTGCACTTTATTCATTCTCATAATCATGCACAAATTTAATATGAGGACTGCTGGCCATCAAATTAGGATTTGTACCTTCGATCCCCTCAGGAATTGGCTGGTTACGTGTTTTGTAATAAGCTTTCCAACTAGGCATTGGGTTTCCTGTGCTGTCGTTAAATGTCATTGGATGCGTAAGAAAAGGAATAGCATCTTTTGGTAAATCTTGAGAAGAAAACATTTTATAAACTAATTCTGAGCAATAATAAGAGTTGTCATCCCATAAAAAAATCTCATCATAAGGTGTATTTATTCTTTCTACTCCATATGCTATTGCTTTAGCAATATAAGGTTGGTAATAATTATCTAGTCTTGCAACCGTGGTGGCCGATTTGTTAAACTTATTTTTATTTCTGTTCAGAAACTTTACTATAGGAGTTTGAGAAATTCCCACTTTAGGAATCGCTTCTATTACAAACCATTTTCCATCTTTTTTCATTGCCATACCAACATGCGAATAGTTTTTAGATACGGAAGTTGCCGTTACATCTTTAATAGCATTATCAATTTCGCCAGTTCCTGTATTTTGAAACAGTAAATCACCTTGTTTTAATTCAAAATTATTTTTGTTTTTATTGTTTTGGCAACTGAACAAAACAATAGATAGTAAAATAGGGATGCAAGTTTGCTTTAATGTTTTATGCATGGTTATTTTGTGATTTATTTTTTAGGATGTTTTTAAATTACACTGAAGTTATTTTAAGTATTAGAATTAACAAATAAATACTGACAAAGAAAATTCTCGCAGATTTTCGTAAGTAAATAAAAAGCAAGCAATTAATTCTGTAAGTTGTTGTGTGTAGTTTTTTTAGAAACTATTCAAAAACAACTTTCCAGAGTTGTCTTTATCATTCAATCTTAAACAAATATCTTTATCTTCAATTAAATTAGGCATATCTTTCGGTAAATCAGAATCTATTAAAGTGCCTATATATTGTAAGTCATATTCTTCACAAAACTCTTTTATTAGATTTATATATCTAATTTTAATTCTGTCGTCCAAACCTTCTAAAACTCCATCGTGATAAACAAATTTGTAGAATGATTTGTCAGAATAATTAACTAATAGTGATAAGTCAAATGCAACGCAAAGTAATTTTTTATATGTTGTTCCCTGTGATTCAGAAGTTTTTAATAAATCAGTTTTGTTTTGGTAATCAGCATTAAATTCAACATTCCCTTGATTATTTAACTTCAATGAAATTAAAGCATTTGTATCTAATATCTCTTTAATTATAGAGTTAAAAACTTTATTAATATTTGAGTGTTTTCTTTCAGTTAAAGATATTTTTAATTCTGAAATTTTATCATTTATTATTTCTCGTTTTTCTTTTATGTCGTTTTCTAAAATTAATGTGCTGTCTATGGCTTTTAATTTATCTTTAATACGCTCAATTTCTACCTCAATACCAATTGTTTTTTTCTGATACTCTTTAAATTTAAAATAACTGTCTTTTTCTGTTAATAAAGATAATAAATCACTTTTTTGAGATTCAATTTCTTTAATACTTTTGTTTAATTTGGTGTAATCAACTTTTAACAGACTTAAAGTTTCAGAAAGATACTCTTTGCGTTCTGTTGTTAAGGATTTTTGAAAATTAATTAAATCGTCATATTCCTTTTTTAATTGCTTAGGGTAATACAAGTTTACATCTTCAAATAGACTATTAATTTCTTTATCGTCAACATCATCATTTATTTGAGATAATGATGATTCTATTTTGTTAATTTCATATGAAATTCTATATCTATCAGTATTGAATGCCTGAAGTTTTGTATCAATTTCTTCAACAAGTTGCTTGTTTGTAAGAATATCTTCTTTAAAAAAATTAAATTTATCTATTTGGCTTTTAATCCCTGAAAGTTCAATTTTCTTTATTTCTAAAAGCCCTTCTAATCTATCTTTTTCAGAAGTATCTATTTGTGCTTCCAGTTTTAAGGTCTTTGTTCTTTTCTTTAAGTCTTCAATATCTTCTTCAATTTCTAATTTTTCTAAAATTAGACTCCCATTAAATCCTAATAAATCAAAAACAAAAGGTTTCCAATCTTTATGTTTACCTTTAAATTTATTCAATTTAAAAACATCTAAAAAATCTTGTTGACTTCTTAAAAAATAGGTTATAGATTTTCTATAATCCCAATTTGGTAATACATTAAAATCTAAGTATTCATTTAACTTTACTCTTGCTTTTTTGAATGTTAATTCTTCATCCCAATCAATATCCAACTTAAAACCATCTAGCTTAGAGTCATTCAATTTGAAAAATACTTTAGTAGCTGAATTTATGGCACGTTTAATAACTAAATATTTTTCATTATTTAGTTTGAATTCACCATAAAACTCTTGACCTATAAAAAGATCATTACCTAAAAGCTTATCTGTGTTCTTATTATAACTTGATATGAGTAAAAAATCAATAACTCTAATTAATGTTGATTTACCTAAACCGTGTGTATCTTTCTTTTCATCTGATTGTTTTGACGCAACAATAGCATTGAATTTTTCATTAAATTCAATATTCTTAAAATTTTTATTAGAATATATTTTACTAATCTTCATTATTCTCGTTGATTAACGTAATTGCGTCAATGTTTTTCAAGTATTCTATTTTACCGATAGAAAATAAAAAGGTTAAAGAATAATTGATATTGTTTTTTGCATTTATTCCAATTTCACTTACTAACATTTCTTTTAAATCTTCATATTTTATTAAAGTTTCCTCTTTTAGGAAGCCCAAAACTTTGCCTGCAATATAAATCACAGAATATTTAATGTTTGTATGTTTTGTTGGTGTTAGCATAATTTATTCATTAATTCCAATGTCACAGTTATAATACATATAATGTAGAAATAATCGAACCAATCTACGTTTATTTTTTAACTCTGTATTATTTTCAACTATAAAATCATATAAGAACTCTAATATCATTTCAAATTTTTCGAAGTCAGTTCTGTGCACAGTAATTTTCGCATTTATATCATCAATAGTATTTTCATACTTATCTAAATATTCTTTATTGATTGAATCTGTTAGAAATGCTCTTATCTGTCCGAAATAGATTAGATTTTTTTTGATTACGTTGTCAAAATATTCTTTGCTTAGTGCGTTTAATTTGTTTTTATTTTCAATATCACGATTTTCTGGAATTTTTGATAACTCTCCTTTTTTCTTATCTAATTTGCTGAAAGAATTGACTATAAGCCTTAAATCATTTTCGTCAAAATTTAGAGGTAAAAGTAGTTTGTTAAGATTCATTTTTTTTACAATTAAAGGATATGAATTTATCCATAAATCAATTTGCTCTAAACCAATTACTCTATTTTCAATTCCAGTTTTTGTATCAAAAAGATCCTCAATTTTAGGATGCTGACCACCACTTAATTTTCTGTTTGTAAAAAGTAAATAATAATCTATCTCATCTTTCTTTTTTAATTTTTGGATTGCGGGAATAACACTTTTTTTTAGAATTGATTGAAAGTCGCTTTCTGAACAACTTGCATTATTTCTTTGAGTGTGTTTTGCTTGAATAATAATTTTACCTCTCCAAGGTTCTATTTTACTTGGGTAATTATTAGCTGTTCCGTTAAATTCGGCATCCCTTCCACCATCCTTACCTTCAGAAAAAACTATAGTTCCAATTCCTAAAATCTCACTACAAATTAATGCAACTAAGATTTCAAAATCACTATCTGTTAAGTATTCTAATGGGTATTTCATATTGTTTGCAAAGGTATTAAATTATAACTTTAGGTTTGTTTGAATTTAGATTTTTAAATGCACGACAACATACAGTTCCTAAAGTTTCATTTTTTTCTTTAAATCAACAATCATTTTGTCATCAACATTAAGATAACGCCTACTACCTAAATACCTGTTTTTATTAAACGCATCATAATTAGGTTCTTTAGAATCCATAGAGCTTACATGTACGTTTCCAGAAGAGTGAATAAATTCCATTTTATCGTTTCCTAACCAAATACCAACATGTGTAACACGTTGTTTTTTATTTGAGGTAGCTTTTTTACCAAAGAACAATAAATCGCCTTTTTCTAAACCTTTAAAATTTAAATCAGTGTCAACAACTTTACCAGCGTTAATTTGTTGAGAAGCATCTCTAGGAATGATAAAACCATTCATTAAATACACCATTTTAGTAAAACCACTACAATCCACTCCTTTGCTAGAAGTTCCTCCCCATAAATAAGGTAAGCCCATCATTGTTTTTGCAGTAACTTCAATATTTTCTTGAGATATTGCTAAGTTTTTAATCCAAGAATTATAAATAACAGCTTCATCTTTTTTTATAAATCCAGTTCTATCATCAGGATATTTTACTTCATAAAAATGATCATCTTCAGAAATATATTGTAACAATCCGCCTAAAGTAATATCAGAAACAATTTCAGCATCAATTGATTTATCAGCATAGACGAATCCAAAATTTTTGGTAAAAAGCACTTTTTTAGCAGCGTTCCATGCATCAAAATCTTTTTTGTTCATTCTGGTAATTCCTCCTTTATCTACCCAAGAAATATAATTATCCGGAGTTTGAACTCTATAAAAATCGCCTTTCTTATCTAAGACTTTTAAAGGCATTCCCAGTAAACCTTGTGTTCCTAATTCAGCAGAATGTCTAGGTAGAGATCGAATGTTAATGACTGAGTTTCTAGCAACGGCAAATTGTACGTTTCCAATAGCAGAATCTGGTAAAACACGCACATTATTTGTAAAGGTTAACTGCCTGTTTTTTAAACTATCTAAAAGTATAGAAAAAGCTTTTTTACTTGTTGTTTCTCCTTCTAAAATAAGTTGATTGTCTGCAAGTTCAAAATTAATATCAAACAGTTCCACTCTTTTGTCTGGAGCAAATTCTGTCTTTAAATTGGTATGTATATTTTGAATTTCGGTAATTGATTTTGCTTCATTTTTACAAGACGAAAAAAGAATTAAAATTAGTAGCGTAAAAGGTTTTATAATTTTCATTAATAAAATATTTTCAGCTAAAGTACAAAAAATCGAAACTCAAAAAATTGAATTCTCAATAGGATTGTTTTATATTTGGAGACACTCATTTTTAAGCTGATGAAATATCAAAATAATTTAGAATTTGCCAAACAGCAAGATAAAGAAGATGCACTTGC
Encoded here:
- the serA gene encoding phosphoglycerate dehydrogenase: MISTKRNYIFDFDSTLTKVEALDVLAEITLENNPKKEAIIQEIIDITNLGIDGEISFTESLERRIKLLKANKADLSSLIAALKKQVSKSIESNKEFFESYADDIYVISCGFKEFIDPIVAEYNIPSERVYANTFEFANDGEIIGFDANNPLSQHNGKIKCLKDMNLEGEIQVIGDGYSDYVTRQAGVADKFFAYTENVSRIKTTENADHIAPSLDEFLYVNKLPRKISYPKNRIKILLLENVHPDAFKKLSTDGFSVETVSKSLSEDELIEKIKDVHVLGIRSKTNVTQKVVDAADKLMVVSAFCIGTKQIDLEACKEKGIVVFNAPYSNTRSVVELAIGEIIMLMRSVFQRSTEIHNGQWNKTAEGSREVRGKKLGIVGYGNIGKQLSILAEALGMDVYYYDVEDTLGLGNATKVDQLSDLLALSDVVTLHIDDNAANKNFIGETEISQMKDGAILVNLARGFVVDIPALVAALKSGKLAGAAVDVYPSEPRKNGEFFTELQGLPNVILTPHVGGSTEEAQRDIADFVPSKIMAYMNSGNTVDAVNFPNIRLPRQTNAHRFLHIHKNVPGVMAKINKVLAEYELNINGQYLSTDPKVGYVITDLDKEYNKEVIEALREIEGTIKFRVLY
- a CDS encoding M23 family metallopeptidase, producing MNKYLYIVLLLISCSSFSQVDFKTYFKKVDNGFDFLADNNEYCPVSVEVDLELVNMSTTNGNFKTYVIPARSKGVVITTLKAIKAGKYKYNSKTRYNYGDLVTKDTVASAEYIYNLPFKKGKKFKVSQGYNGTETHQKVNAIDFTMPIGTAIYAAREGVVIKVVDTNTKTCVTKGCLEYNNVILIYHNDGSIADYSHINTNAAVVKKGDKVTKGQLIAKSGNIGWSSGPHLHFEVFKQEILKRETLKTKFKINDGTEVPIYLEEKVKYLRKY
- a CDS encoding YiiX/YebB-like N1pC/P60 family cysteine hydrolase encodes the protein MHKTLKQTCIPILLSIVLFSCQNNKNKNNFELKQGDLLFQNTGTGEIDNAIKDVTATSVSKNYSHVGMAMKKDGKWFVIEAIPKVGISQTPIVKFLNRNKNKFNKSATTVARLDNYYQPYIAKAIAYGVERINTPYDEIFLWDDNSYYCSELVYKMFSSQDLPKDAIPFLTHPMTFNDSTGNPMPSWKAYYKTRNQPIPEGIEGTNPNLMASSPHIKFVHDYENE
- a CDS encoding DUF2326 domain-containing protein, giving the protein MKISKIYSNKNFKNIEFNEKFNAIVASKQSDEKKDTHGLGKSTLIRVIDFLLISSYNKNTDKLLGNDLFIGQEFYGEFKLNNEKYLVIKRAINSATKVFFKLNDSKLDGFKLDIDWDEELTFKKARVKLNEYLDFNVLPNWDYRKSITYFLRSQQDFLDVFKLNKFKGKHKDWKPFVFDLLGFNGSLILEKLEIEEDIEDLKKRTKTLKLEAQIDTSEKDRLEGLLEIKKIELSGIKSQIDKFNFFKEDILTNKQLVEEIDTKLQAFNTDRYRISYEINKIESSLSQINDDVDDKEINSLFEDVNLYYPKQLKKEYDDLINFQKSLTTERKEYLSETLSLLKVDYTKLNKSIKEIESQKSDLLSLLTEKDSYFKFKEYQKKTIGIEVEIERIKDKLKAIDSTLILENDIKEKREIINDKISELKISLTERKHSNINKVFNSIIKEILDTNALISLKLNNQGNVEFNADYQNKTDLLKTSESQGTTYKKLLCVAFDLSLLVNYSDKSFYKFVYHDGVLEGLDDRIKIRYINLIKEFCEEYDLQYIGTLIDSDLPKDMPNLIEDKDICLRLNDKDNSGKLFLNSF
- a CDS encoding ABC-three component system middle component 8, whose product is MLTPTKHTNIKYSVIYIAGKVLGFLKEETLIKYEDLKEMLVSEIGINAKNNINYSLTFLFSIGKIEYLKNIDAITLINENNED
- a CDS encoding ABC-three component system protein, producing MKYPLEYLTDSDFEILVALICSEILGIGTIVFSEGKDGGRDAEFNGTANNYPSKIEPWRGKIIIQAKHTQRNNASCSESDFQSILKKSVIPAIQKLKKKDEIDYYLLFTNRKLSGGQHPKIEDLFDTKTGIENRVIGLEQIDLWINSYPLIVKKMNLNKLLLPLNFDENDLRLIVNSFSKLDKKKGELSKIPENRDIENKNKLNALSKEYFDNVIKKNLIYFGQIRAFLTDSINKEYLDKYENTIDDINAKITVHRTDFEKFEMILEFLYDFIVENNTELKNKRRLVRLFLHYMYYNCDIGINE
- a CDS encoding C40 family peptidase, with amino-acid sequence MKIIKPFTLLILILFSSCKNEAKSITEIQNIHTNLKTEFAPDKRVELFDINFELADNQLILEGETTSKKAFSILLDSLKNRQLTFTNNVRVLPDSAIGNVQFAVARNSVINIRSLPRHSAELGTQGLLGMPLKVLDKKGDFYRVQTPDNYISWVDKGGITRMNKKDFDAWNAAKKVLFTKNFGFVYADKSIDAEIVSDITLGGLLQYISEDDHFYEVKYPDDRTGFIKKDEAVIYNSWIKNLAISQENIEVTAKTMMGLPYLWGGTSSKGVDCSGFTKMVYLMNGFIIPRDASQQINAGKVVDTDLNFKGLEKGDLLFFGKKATSNKKQRVTHVGIWLGNDKMEFIHSSGNVHVSSMDSKEPNYDAFNKNRYLGSRRYLNVDDKMIVDLKKKMKL